In a single window of the Pseudomonas sp. B21-015 genome:
- a CDS encoding DUF1145 domain-containing protein: MKVFWGLGKLLTLLFWLVVLVNLLIPFVHPLHLLINLAGSLLALTHLLELVFCNRSLKGRAHPWRDRLKIVFFGVFHLQTIPAPATAKASHA, from the coding sequence ATGAAGGTGTTTTGGGGGCTGGGGAAGTTGTTGACCCTGCTGTTCTGGTTGGTGGTGCTGGTCAATCTGCTCATACCGTTTGTTCATCCGCTGCACCTGTTGATCAATCTGGCCGGCAGCCTGTTGGCGCTGACTCATCTTCTGGAGCTAGTGTTCTGCAACCGCAGCCTCAAAGGTCGAGCCCACCCCTGGCGTGATCGCCTGAAGATTGTCTTTTTCGGCGTTTTTCACCTGCAAACCATTCCGGCCCCGGCCACTGCGAAGGCTTCCCATGCGTAA
- the dinG gene encoding ATP-dependent DNA helicase DinG has translation MISTELKTTIQGAYSRFLEAKSLKPRYGQRLMIAEIAKVLGDIDTDDEGRRSGDPAIVAVEAGTGTGKTVAYSLAAIPAAKAAGKRLVIATATVALQEQIVYKDLPDLMRNSGLNFSFALAKGRGRYLCLSKLDMLLQEGHAQTATAQLFEEEGFKIEVDEASQKLFTSMIEKLAGNKWDGDRDSWSTALEDADWARLTTDHSQCTNRHCPNFGQCAFYKAREGMGKVDVIVTNHDMVLADLALGGGAVLPDPRDTIYVFDEGHHLPDKAIGHFAHYTRLRSTADWLETTAKNLTKLLAQHPLPGDLGKLIEQVPELAREIKTQQQFMFSACEQVADFKPGEDVEGRERPRHRFVGGVIPEHMREMGIELKKGFARLTDLFTRLTELLKEGMDGEVNIGIASNQAEEWYPLFGSLLSRSSGNWELWTAFTVEDPEDNPPMARWLTLAESGSLFDIEVNASPILAAEMLRRNLWNVAYGALVTSATLTALGTFDRFRMRAGLPKTAVTAVVPSPFHHADAGVLRVPDLKADPRDAPAHTAAIIRDLPELVEGSRGTLVLFSSRKQMQDVFDGLDRDWRKQVFIQGNLSKQETLNKHKARVDGGDSSVLFGLASFAEGVDLPGAYCEHVVIAKIPFSVPDDPVEAALAEWIEARGGNPFMEISVPDASLKLVQACGRLLRTEEDRGTITLLDRRLVTQRYGKAILNALPPFRREIS, from the coding sequence ATGATCAGCACCGAACTCAAAACCACGATCCAGGGCGCCTACTCGCGTTTTCTCGAAGCCAAGAGCCTCAAGCCGCGCTACGGCCAACGCCTGATGATCGCCGAAATCGCCAAGGTCCTCGGTGACATCGACACCGACGACGAAGGCCGGCGCAGTGGCGACCCCGCGATTGTCGCGGTGGAAGCCGGCACCGGTACCGGCAAAACCGTGGCTTACAGCCTGGCGGCCATCCCCGCCGCCAAGGCCGCCGGCAAGCGTCTGGTGATTGCCACGGCCACCGTGGCCCTGCAAGAGCAGATCGTCTACAAGGACTTGCCCGACCTGATGCGTAACAGCGGGCTGAATTTCAGCTTCGCGCTGGCCAAGGGCCGGGGGCGCTACCTGTGCCTGTCCAAGCTCGACATGTTGCTCCAGGAAGGTCACGCGCAAACCGCCACCGCGCAGCTGTTCGAAGAAGAAGGCTTCAAGATCGAGGTCGATGAGGCCAGTCAGAAGCTGTTCACCAGCATGATCGAAAAGCTCGCCGGCAATAAGTGGGACGGCGACCGTGACAGTTGGTCGACTGCGCTGGAAGACGCCGACTGGGCGCGCCTGACCACCGATCATAGCCAGTGCACCAACCGTCATTGCCCGAATTTCGGCCAGTGCGCCTTTTACAAGGCGCGCGAAGGCATGGGCAAGGTCGACGTGATCGTCACCAACCACGACATGGTGCTGGCCGACCTGGCCCTGGGCGGCGGCGCGGTACTGCCGGACCCGCGCGACACGATCTACGTGTTCGACGAAGGCCATCACCTGCCGGACAAGGCCATCGGCCACTTCGCCCATTACACACGCCTGCGCTCCACCGCCGACTGGCTGGAAACCACCGCCAAGAACCTCACCAAATTGCTCGCCCAGCATCCATTGCCGGGAGATCTGGGCAAGTTGATCGAGCAGGTGCCGGAGCTGGCGCGGGAGATCAAGACCCAGCAGCAGTTCATGTTCAGCGCCTGTGAGCAGGTCGCTGACTTCAAACCCGGCGAAGATGTCGAAGGCCGTGAGCGGCCGCGTCACCGTTTCGTCGGCGGGGTGATTCCCGAGCACATGCGCGAAATGGGCATCGAGCTGAAGAAGGGCTTTGCCCGGCTGACCGACCTGTTCACCCGGCTCACCGAACTGCTCAAGGAAGGCATGGACGGCGAGGTCAACATCGGTATCGCCAGCAACCAGGCCGAAGAGTGGTATCCGTTGTTCGGCAGCCTGCTGTCCCGTTCTTCGGGCAACTGGGAGTTGTGGACCGCCTTCACCGTCGAAGACCCGGAAGACAACCCGCCCATGGCCCGTTGGCTGACCCTGGCCGAAAGCGGTTCGTTGTTCGACATCGAGGTCAACGCCAGCCCGATCCTCGCGGCGGAAATGCTCCGGCGCAACCTGTGGAACGTGGCTTACGGGGCGCTGGTGACCTCGGCGACCCTGACCGCCCTCGGCACCTTCGACCGTTTCCGCATGCGCGCCGGCCTGCCTAAAACCGCCGTGACCGCAGTGGTCCCGAGCCCGTTCCATCATGCCGACGCCGGCGTGCTGCGGGTGCCGGACCTCAAAGCCGACCCGCGTGATGCGCCGGCTCACACCGCAGCGATCATTCGTGACTTGCCGGAACTGGTCGAGGGTTCCCGTGGCACCCTGGTGCTGTTCTCCTCACGCAAACAGATGCAAGACGTATTCGACGGGCTGGACCGCGACTGGCGCAAGCAAGTGTTCATTCAAGGCAACCTGTCGAAACAGGAAACCCTGAACAAGCACAAGGCGCGGGTCGATGGCGGGGACTCCAGCGTGCTGTTCGGCCTGGCGAGTTTTGCCGAAGGCGTGGATTTGCCCGGTGCCTACTGCGAGCACGTGGTGATCGCCAAGATTCCGTTCTCGGTGCCCGACGATCCGGTCGAAGCCGCGCTGGCTGAGTGGATCGAAGCCCGTGGCGGCAATCCGTTCATGGAAATCTCGGTGCCGGACGCGTCGCTGAAACTGGTCCAAGCCTGCGGTCGCCTGCTGCGGACCGAAGAAGATCGCGGCACCATCACCTTGCTCGACCGTCGTTTGGTCACGCAGCGCTACGGCAAAGCTATTCTCAATGCGTTGCCGCCATTTCGTCGTGAAATTTCCTGA
- a CDS encoding DUF6231 family protein: protein MIAGISSRTPQQALAALLDRYAPARLLLMGASEFPALAAFQLAHPQSIVAFAAPGPLPAELAAQRYDLALVVDCLEHLPKRDGLNLLGGIRNLNASRIAVLADLPASGWQETDFFSLALQASERFQRDDQVLTLFTYDLLDYKQVPDWLNSRFWANPENFGKYWW from the coding sequence ATGATTGCAGGTATTTCTTCGCGCACGCCCCAACAGGCGTTGGCCGCATTGCTTGATCGTTACGCCCCGGCGCGTCTGCTGCTGATGGGCGCCAGCGAATTCCCCGCGCTCGCGGCGTTCCAGCTCGCGCACCCGCAGAGCATCGTCGCCTTTGCCGCGCCCGGGCCATTGCCGGCCGAACTGGCGGCGCAACGGTATGATCTGGCGCTGGTGGTCGATTGCCTCGAACACTTGCCCAAGCGCGACGGCCTGAATCTGCTCGGCGGAATACGCAACCTCAATGCCAGCCGCATTGCAGTGCTGGCCGACTTGCCGGCCAGCGGCTGGCAGGAGACGGATTTTTTCTCCCTGGCCCTGCAAGCCAGCGAACGCTTCCAGCGCGACGATCAAGTGTTGACGTTGTTTACCTACGATCTGCTTGACTACAAACAGGTGCCCGACTGGCTCAACTCACGCTTCTGGGCCAATCCGGAAAACTTCGGGAAATATTGGTGGTAA
- a CDS encoding LEA type 2 family protein: MTTRRLALYLFTLLLFSGLGGCASWFSDDLPDPQVHLVKVEVVRARLLEQKFLLHFRVDNPNDQDLTVRALEYRIHLGDILLTEGEHEHWFTVGPKRSAYFKVPIRTNLWPKVRDLVKLLKKPDQPIPYRLEGTLETGIFIAHYVHLARNGVIIAADLIPE, encoded by the coding sequence ATGACCACCCGACGACTCGCGCTCTATCTGTTCACCTTGCTGCTGTTTTCAGGACTCGGCGGCTGCGCCTCATGGTTCAGTGACGACCTGCCGGATCCGCAGGTCCATCTGGTCAAGGTCGAGGTGGTCCGGGCCAGGCTGCTGGAGCAGAAATTCCTGCTGCATTTTCGCGTCGACAATCCCAATGACCAAGATCTGACGGTGCGCGCCCTGGAATATCGCATTCACCTGGGGGACATCCTGCTGACCGAAGGCGAGCACGAACACTGGTTCACCGTAGGCCCCAAGCGCAGCGCCTATTTCAAAGTACCGATCCGCACCAACCTGTGGCCCAAAGTCCGGGACCTGGTGAAACTGCTGAAAAAACCCGATCAACCGATTCCCTATCGTCTGGAAGGCACACTTGAAACCGGTATATTCATCGCGCACTACGTGCACCTGGCGCGCAATGGCGTGATAATCGCCGCCGATTTAATTCCGGAGTGA
- a CDS encoding cysteine hydrolase family protein, which translates to MELKTNAALIIIDQQKGILHPRLGRRNNPQAEERILELLGHWRRTGRPVIHVQHLSRSADSVFWPQQSGVEFQQRFQPSVGEWLIQKQVPDAFCSTGLEARLREAGIDQLIIVGVATHNSVESTARTAGNLGFEAWVAEDACFTFDKADFFGNDHSAEEVHAMSLGNLHGEYATVVGTAEILMAG; encoded by the coding sequence ATGGAGCTCAAGACGAACGCGGCGCTGATCATCATCGATCAACAAAAAGGCATCCTGCACCCCAGGTTGGGTCGTCGAAACAACCCACAGGCCGAAGAGCGCATTCTGGAATTGCTGGGGCATTGGCGTCGAACCGGGCGGCCGGTGATTCATGTGCAACACCTGTCCCGTTCAGCGGATTCGGTGTTCTGGCCGCAGCAATCGGGGGTGGAGTTTCAGCAGCGATTTCAGCCATCGGTCGGTGAGTGGCTGATACAGAAGCAAGTGCCGGATGCGTTTTGTTCGACGGGGTTGGAGGCGCGTTTGCGCGAGGCGGGGATCGATCAGTTGATCATCGTTGGTGTGGCGACCCACAACTCGGTGGAGTCCACGGCGCGAACGGCCGGGAATCTGGGGTTTGAAGCGTGGGTTGCGGAGGATGCGTGCTTTACCTTCGACAAGGCGGATTTTTTCGGCAACGACCACTCAGCCGAGGAGGTACATGCGATGTCGCTGGGTAATTTGCATGGCGAATATGCGACGGTCGTGGGCACAGCAGAAATATTAATGGCTGGCTGA
- a CDS encoding SEC-C metal-binding domain-containing protein has product MTQQPHVHGPDCNHDHDHHDHHDHDHGHVHGPNCGHAHQEPVRNALKDVGRNDPCPCGNGKKFKKCHGA; this is encoded by the coding sequence ATGACCCAGCAACCCCATGTCCATGGCCCTGACTGCAACCACGATCATGACCATCACGACCACCATGATCACGACCATGGCCATGTCCACGGCCCGAACTGCGGCCACGCCCACCAGGAGCCGGTGCGCAACGCCCTGAAGGATGTCGGCCGCAACGACCCTTGCCCCTGCGGCAACGGCAAGAAATTCAAGAAGTGCCACGGCGCTTGA
- a CDS encoding CopD family protein — protein MTPFGIVYILHVLAALVWVGGMFFAWMVLRPAAMKALEGPARLKLWVEVFQGFFRWVWVAVVLLPISGVGMIHLQFTGFEAAPRYVQVMMGLYVVMVALFIRIQALLLPELRTAVEAQDWPTGAATLGRIRRLVGINLMVGLVLVAIAAARPML, from the coding sequence ATGACACCTTTTGGCATCGTTTATATCCTGCATGTCCTGGCCGCCCTGGTGTGGGTCGGCGGCATGTTTTTCGCCTGGATGGTCCTGCGTCCCGCGGCGATGAAGGCGCTGGAAGGCCCTGCCCGGTTGAAGCTGTGGGTGGAAGTGTTTCAAGGTTTTTTCCGCTGGGTCTGGGTCGCGGTGGTGCTTTTGCCGATCAGCGGTGTGGGCATGATTCATTTGCAGTTCACCGGGTTTGAAGCGGCACCGCGTTATGTGCAGGTGATGATGGGCTTGTACGTGGTGATGGTGGCGCTGTTTATCCGGATTCAGGCGTTGCTGCTGCCGGAACTGCGCACGGCGGTGGAGGCTCAGGATTGGCCGACGGGTGCGGCGACGCTGGGCAGGATTCGCCGGTTGGTGGGGATTAACCTGATGGTCGGGTTGGTGCTGGTGGCGATTGCTGCGGCTCGGCCGATGCTCTGA
- a CDS encoding OmpA family protein, whose amino-acid sequence MSIIRTALPLVLLTSVLTGCAGLQKTDWPTCAAVGGVVGAGLGATESAAWAGYGALLVGGTTAAWCWVHGDGDEDGDGVPDSRDKCPHTPKGVRVDADGCPPPAPVPVVEENAVVKEEVIVIRDVHFQFDSAKLTPSDKEVLNTVATRLKQESSGSRLTVTGHTDSVGSDKYNQKLSDRRAHSVVEYLISQGVPRSSFVSVTGAGESQPVADNKTADGRAQNRRTEIKINR is encoded by the coding sequence ATGAGCATAATTCGGACAGCATTACCCTTGGTTCTGCTAACCAGTGTGTTGACTGGTTGCGCAGGTTTGCAGAAAACTGACTGGCCGACCTGTGCGGCGGTCGGTGGTGTCGTCGGTGCAGGGCTCGGCGCGACAGAGAGCGCGGCATGGGCGGGCTATGGCGCGCTGCTGGTCGGCGGCACGACAGCGGCCTGGTGCTGGGTGCACGGCGATGGCGACGAGGACGGCGATGGCGTGCCGGACAGCCGCGACAAGTGCCCGCACACACCTAAAGGCGTGCGGGTCGATGCCGACGGCTGCCCTCCACCGGCGCCTGTGCCGGTGGTCGAAGAGAATGCGGTGGTCAAGGAAGAAGTCATCGTTATCCGTGATGTTCACTTCCAGTTCGATTCGGCCAAGCTCACCCCTTCCGATAAAGAGGTACTCAACACCGTTGCCACGCGCCTGAAACAGGAATCCTCCGGTTCCCGACTGACCGTCACCGGTCATACCGACAGCGTCGGCAGCGATAAGTACAACCAGAAACTGTCGGACAGGCGCGCCCATTCGGTGGTGGAATACCTGATTTCCCAAGGCGTGCCACGCAGCAGCTTCGTGTCTGTGACCGGTGCCGGTGAAAGCCAGCCGGTGGCCGATAACAAAACCGCTGACGGCCGTGCGCAGAACCGCCGCACAGAAATCAAAATCAACCGCTGA
- a CDS encoding collagen-like protein encodes MRKLCLLAALISPLACAQVVSVETNSLMRLPNTASALQLERLEVADHGTLLIPSNVTEVTVGELHLGRDARIAIVPSEQALVLKVSRAELSEGSQITARGAAGTYQKAARSGRNLNLQIKALKAPQLSVDARGGAGAPGFVGLDGGNGAASGCTGGQGGDGGDGGDGSDGQPGAPGALVRLEVPREFPAEQIKVEVAGGAGGVAGTGGKPGAGGKAEGCIVYTADGGKSGRPGADGQPGPAGAAGSVSIQRL; translated from the coding sequence ATGCGTAAACTCTGTCTGCTCGCCGCACTCATCAGCCCATTGGCCTGCGCCCAGGTGGTGAGCGTCGAAACCAACTCGCTGATGCGCTTGCCCAACACCGCCAGCGCCTTGCAACTGGAACGGCTGGAAGTCGCCGATCACGGTACCTTGCTGATTCCCTCGAACGTGACTGAAGTGACCGTCGGTGAGTTGCACCTGGGGCGCGACGCGCGGATCGCCATTGTGCCGAGCGAACAGGCTTTGGTATTGAAGGTCAGCCGTGCCGAGTTGTCCGAAGGCAGCCAGATCACTGCGCGGGGCGCGGCGGGGACTTATCAGAAGGCCGCGCGCTCCGGGCGTAATCTGAACTTGCAGATCAAGGCCTTGAAAGCACCGCAACTGTCGGTAGACGCACGCGGTGGCGCGGGTGCACCGGGTTTTGTCGGTCTCGATGGCGGCAACGGCGCGGCATCGGGTTGCACCGGGGGGCAAGGTGGCGATGGCGGCGACGGCGGTGATGGCAGCGACGGCCAGCCAGGGGCACCGGGTGCGCTGGTTCGGTTAGAAGTGCCGCGTGAATTCCCGGCAGAGCAAATCAAGGTCGAAGTGGCGGGCGGTGCCGGTGGCGTGGCAGGGACTGGTGGCAAACCGGGAGCGGGCGGCAAGGCCGAGGGCTGCATCGTGTACACAGCCGATGGCGGCAAGAGCGGTCGTCCTGGCGCTGATGGTCAGCCAGGGCCTGCCGGGGCGGCGGGTTCGGTGAGCATTCAGCGGTTGTAA
- a CDS encoding YchJ family protein — MSTSICPCGSGTLLDACCGHYHAGHPAPSAEVLMRSRYSAYVLGLVDYLVATTLPAQQTGLDRQSISDWSAQSTWLGLEVESAEVFGGQPEHAFVTFTARWHDNSGEHSHRERSSFVQNAGRWYFIDPTVPLKAGRNDACPCASGQKFKKCCASYFSA; from the coding sequence ATGAGTACATCCATTTGCCCTTGCGGCAGCGGCACGCTGCTCGATGCCTGCTGCGGTCATTACCACGCCGGCCATCCGGCCCCTAGCGCCGAAGTCTTGATGCGTTCGCGCTACAGCGCCTATGTGCTGGGGCTGGTCGACTATCTGGTGGCGACCACCCTGCCCGCGCAACAGACCGGCCTGGATCGCCAGTCGATCAGCGACTGGAGCGCCCAAAGCACCTGGCTGGGCCTGGAAGTGGAGAGCGCCGAAGTCTTCGGCGGTCAGCCGGAGCACGCCTTCGTCACCTTTACCGCTCGCTGGCACGACAACAGCGGCGAACACAGCCACCGCGAACGTTCGTCATTTGTACAGAACGCCGGCCGCTGGTACTTCATCGACCCTACCGTGCCACTCAAGGCCGGGCGCAACGATGCGTGCCCTTGCGCCAGCGGGCAGAAGTTCAAGAAGTGTTGTGCGAGTTATTTCAGCGCTTGA
- a CDS encoding beta-galactosidase, whose product MIRRSLPTVFALMFATPLLAAPADQQTLFNFVRPADVVQVATQDASLPQSNAEQTAEGEVLRRVTFNPVAQPTVRLTPQTGAWDWSQSGVMSLRIQSAMSWAVTLYVNIQSNDGKTLVSRVDLPAGPAQTLLVPLVASSPLSQGMKAGPPMPMNFEGQRVLLASSAGELDRSQVVSVTLSMDQPKVAQSILLERFGVQDGEAVTKAAYGGLVDAYGQSTRAKWPEKIGSDEQLKSAAAKEQQQLKTWLAEREKASLDKFGGLNKGPVFKASGFFRTEKRDGRWYLVTPEGHPFYSLGVNTVTPSVNQTYVAGREWMFESLPKPDEPLASHYGEGDNRGGNGADQGRAYNAGRWYDFYGANLQRLYGEPCAPGSDTKAGVAEAAKAGAVEASVEKAAEPTAAEPCKVVIDEKRWASHTLDRLQAWGFNTLGNWSAPVLGNADRVPYTLPLSIVGDYASISTGTDWWGGMPDPFDPRFAMATERAVAIAARDHRDDPWLIGYFADNELAWAGPGDDPKARYALAYGTLKMTTDVPAKRAFLKQLRDKYRNQAGLSKAWGIDLPAWELMEDPGFVPPQPSAEYPEIEADFKYFQKVFADTYFKTISDSLKWHAPNQLLLGGRFAISTPEAVESCAQYCDVLSFNMYTLQPQDGYDFARLRSLDKPVLITEFNFGSKDRGPFWSGVTQLAKEEDRGPAYANFLKQAMSEPSIVGVHWFQYLDQPVTGRLLDGENGHFGLVGITDLPFQGFVDSVRKSNVQIVDQLGKEAEKARAEVDKASHDAEGGRKGEAGKGPGKGAGHAGGHSGNGH is encoded by the coding sequence ATGATTCGCCGTTCGTTGCCCACTGTTTTTGCCTTGATGTTCGCAACCCCTTTGCTGGCGGCCCCTGCCGACCAGCAGACGCTGTTCAATTTTGTGCGCCCCGCCGACGTGGTTCAGGTGGCGACCCAGGACGCCAGCCTGCCGCAATCCAACGCGGAGCAAACAGCTGAAGGTGAAGTGCTGCGCCGCGTGACCTTCAACCCGGTCGCCCAGCCGACCGTGCGCCTGACGCCGCAGACCGGTGCGTGGGACTGGTCGCAGTCGGGCGTCATGAGCCTGCGGATCCAGAGCGCGATGAGCTGGGCCGTGACCCTGTACGTGAACATCCAGAGCAATGACGGCAAAACCCTGGTCAGCCGTGTCGATCTGCCGGCCGGCCCTGCACAAACCCTGCTGGTGCCTTTGGTCGCCAGTTCGCCGCTGAGCCAGGGCATGAAAGCCGGCCCGCCGATGCCGATGAACTTCGAGGGCCAACGTGTGTTGCTGGCCAGCAGCGCCGGTGAGCTGGATCGCAGCCAGGTGGTGTCGGTGACCTTGTCGATGGACCAGCCGAAAGTCGCCCAAAGCATTTTGCTCGAGCGCTTCGGCGTGCAGGACGGCGAGGCCGTGACCAAAGCCGCTTATGGCGGTCTGGTGGACGCCTATGGGCAATCGACCCGGGCCAAATGGCCGGAGAAGATCGGCAGCGACGAGCAACTGAAATCCGCAGCCGCCAAAGAACAGCAACAACTGAAAACCTGGCTGGCCGAGCGCGAGAAGGCGTCCCTCGACAAGTTCGGCGGCTTGAACAAAGGCCCGGTGTTCAAGGCCAGCGGTTTTTTTCGCACCGAAAAGCGTGACGGCCGCTGGTACCTGGTGACTCCGGAAGGTCATCCGTTCTATTCCCTCGGCGTTAATACCGTGACCCCGAGCGTCAACCAGACCTACGTCGCCGGTCGTGAGTGGATGTTCGAATCCCTGCCCAAACCCGACGAACCCCTGGCCAGCCATTATGGCGAAGGCGATAACCGTGGCGGCAACGGTGCCGATCAGGGCCGAGCCTACAACGCCGGTCGCTGGTACGATTTCTATGGCGCCAACCTGCAGCGTCTTTATGGCGAGCCTTGCGCACCGGGCAGCGACACCAAGGCCGGTGTGGCTGAAGCCGCCAAGGCCGGCGCCGTTGAAGCGTCGGTCGAAAAAGCGGCCGAGCCAACCGCCGCCGAACCCTGCAAAGTGGTTATCGACGAAAAACGCTGGGCCAGTCACACCCTCGATCGCCTGCAAGCCTGGGGCTTCAACACCCTCGGCAACTGGAGCGCGCCTGTTCTGGGCAATGCCGACCGTGTGCCGTACACCTTGCCGCTGTCGATTGTCGGCGATTACGCCAGCATCAGCACTGGCACCGATTGGTGGGGCGGCATGCCCGACCCGTTCGACCCGCGTTTCGCCATGGCCACCGAGCGCGCCGTGGCCATCGCCGCCCGCGATCATCGCGACGATCCATGGCTGATCGGTTACTTCGCCGACAACGAACTGGCCTGGGCCGGTCCCGGTGACGACCCGAAGGCTCGTTATGCCTTGGCCTACGGCACCTTGAAGATGACCACCGACGTGCCGGCCAAACGCGCCTTCCTCAAACAGCTGCGAGACAAGTACCGTAACCAGGCGGGTCTGTCGAAAGCCTGGGGCATTGATCTGCCGGCCTGGGAATTGATGGAGGACCCGGGCTTCGTGCCGCCGCAACCGAGCGCCGAATACCCGGAAATCGAAGCCGACTTCAAATACTTCCAGAAGGTCTTTGCCGACACTTACTTCAAGACCATTTCCGACTCGCTCAAATGGCATGCGCCGAATCAACTGTTGCTGGGCGGCCGCTTTGCAATCAGCACCCCGGAAGCGGTTGAGTCCTGCGCGCAATACTGCGATGTGTTGAGCTTCAACATGTACACCCTGCAACCCCAGGACGGTTACGACTTTGCCAGACTGCGCAGCCTGGACAAACCGGTGCTGATCACCGAATTCAACTTCGGATCAAAGGATCGCGGCCCGTTCTGGAGCGGCGTGACGCAACTGGCGAAGGAAGAAGACCGCGGCCCGGCTTACGCCAACTTCCTCAAGCAGGCGATGAGCGAGCCGTCAATTGTCGGGGTGCACTGGTTCCAGTACCTCGATCAACCGGTGACCGGCCGTCTGCTGGATGGCGAGAACGGGCACTTCGGTCTGGTGGGCATTACTGATCTGCCGTTCCAGGGGTTCGTCGACAGCGTGCGCAAAAGCAATGTGCAGATTGTCGATCAACTTGGCAAAGAGGCCGAGAAGGCCAGGGCCGAGGTGGATAAAGCCAGTCACGACGCCGAGGGCGGCAGGAAAGGCGAGGCAGGCAAAGGCCCGGGGAAAGGGGCAGGGCATGCAGGTGGGCATTCGGGCAACGGCCATTGA
- a CDS encoding OmpA family protein, with translation MSVLTRTVLPVMLLGSLLSGCATHSDGTAPLNQRTWPICSVIGGLVGGGLGAIESGGWAAGGAALGILTGGLICYAQDGDEDDDGVFDRRDRCPDTPASTPVEHHGCPLPQYPASVKPAEPEAAKSEVITLSSNVLFAYNKSNLTPEAHSQLDSLMAKLQSADVVSIKVVGHTDSQGSDAYNQKLSERRASSVAAYLLSQGLAPNKLTSEGRGESQPVADNDTEEGRAQNRRVELHINR, from the coding sequence ATGAGCGTTCTCACAAGGACCGTCTTGCCGGTTATGTTACTTGGCAGTCTTCTTTCCGGTTGCGCGACTCACAGCGATGGCACCGCCCCCTTGAATCAACGAACCTGGCCAATCTGCAGTGTCATTGGCGGACTGGTCGGCGGCGGTTTGGGCGCGATCGAAAGTGGCGGTTGGGCGGCAGGTGGAGCGGCGCTCGGGATCTTGACCGGTGGTTTGATCTGTTATGCCCAGGATGGCGATGAAGACGATGATGGTGTCTTCGATCGACGCGATCGCTGCCCCGATACGCCCGCCAGTACGCCTGTCGAACATCACGGTTGTCCGTTGCCGCAGTACCCGGCCAGCGTGAAACCTGCTGAACCTGAAGCCGCGAAATCCGAAGTCATCACCCTGAGCAGTAACGTGTTGTTCGCTTACAACAAATCCAACCTGACGCCCGAAGCGCACAGTCAGCTGGATTCGTTGATGGCCAAATTGCAGAGCGCCGATGTGGTGAGCATCAAAGTCGTCGGTCATACCGACAGCCAGGGTTCGGACGCCTATAACCAGAAACTGTCGGAACGTCGTGCCAGCAGCGTCGCAGCCTACCTGTTGAGTCAGGGGCTGGCGCCGAACAAACTCACCAGTGAAGGCAGGGGCGAAAGCCAGCCGGTGGCCGATAACGACACGGAAGAAGGGCGAGCGCAAAACCGTCGCGTGGAGTTGCACATCAATCGCTGA